The following coding sequences are from one Nicotiana tabacum cultivar K326 chromosome 1, ASM71507v2, whole genome shotgun sequence window:
- the LOC107777356 gene encoding tRNA (carboxymethyluridine(34)-5-O)-methyltransferase-like isoform X4 has protein sequence MLFGVGTASSFCFKGVYINSTIIVGNIFSRRSFSTMKEVGTDNASSLLTSESVGEAPVLRPVSVRAKCSSNVQSTPEIEKKYVHGVYDAIAPHFSSTRFAKWPKVSAFLNSLSPSSLILDAGCGNGKYLGLNPDCFFIGCDISAALINICADRGHEVLVADAVNLPYRTGYGDAAISIAVLHHLSTEDRRRKAVEELVRVVKKGGCILITVWAREQEDTSLVEKWTPLNQRYIAEWIGPGSPRVRNPSSPRTLESIPEAEENSVGEQLKDLHAKSSKVKSAEVMDSTSQDKGRSLLTGSGKSYAEQQEFFVPWHLPYHQAEVSGASAVALASGLAKKDDKKGSMVYNRYYHVFSEGELERLVSGLDNAILVDRFYDKSNWCIILEKTS, from the exons ATGCTCTTTGGTGTTGGAACGGCAAGTTCATTTTGTTTCAAAGGAGTATATATTAACTCTACTATTATAGTTGGTAATATTTTCAGTAGAAGAAGTTTCAGTACAATGAAAGAAGTTGGAACTGATAATGCCTCGAGTTTGCTTACATCAGAGTCTGTGGGAGAGGCTCCTGTTCTACGTCCTGTGTCTGTCAGAGCAAAATGTTCTTCAAATGTTCAATCAACCCCAGAAATCGAAAAGAAGTATGTCCATGGTGTCTATGATGCCATTGCTCCCCATTTCAGTTCCACTCGGTTTGCAAAGTGGCCTAAAGTGTCAGCTTTCTTGAACTCATTATCTCCTAGTTCACTCATCTTAGATGCTggatgtggaaatgggaaatactTGGGGTTAAATCCTGATTGTTTCTTTATTGGCTGTGACATTAGTGCTGCTCTTATTAATATATGTGCAGATAGAGGACATGAAGTTTTGGTTGCAGACGCTGTGAACCTACCATATAGGACTGGGTATGGTGATGCAGCGATTTCTATTGCTGTGTTGCATCACTTAAGTACTGAAGATAGGAGGAGGAAAGCGGTGGAGGAGCTCGTCCGTGTTGTTAAAAAGGGTGGGTGTATTTTAATTACTGTCTGGGCCAGGGAACAAGAAGATACGTCGTTAGTTGAAAAATGGACACCACTTAACCAAAGGTATATAGCAGAATGGATAGGACCAGGAAGTCCTCGAGTTCGCAACCCTTCATCACCTCGCACCCTTGAAAGCATCCCAGAAGCAGAGGAAAATAGTGTTGGGGAGCAGTTGAAAGACCTACATGCAAAGTCTTCAAAAGTAAAATCAGCTGAAGTTATGGACTCAACCTCTCAGGATAAAGGTCGTTCTTTGCTTACTGGATCTGGAAAAAGTTATGCAGAGCAACAGGAATTCTTTGTTCCTTGGCACTTACCTTATCATCAAGCTGAAGTAAGTGGGGCTTCAGCTGTTGCCTTAGCTAGTGGTTTGGCAAAGAAAGATGATAAGAAGGGCTCTATGGTGTATAATAGATATTACCACGTTTTTAGTGAAGGTGAACTTGAAAG GTTGGTGTCTGGTCTGGATAATGCCATTCTCGTTGATAGATTCTATGACAAATCAAATTGGTGCATCATTCTTGAGAAAACATCGTGA
- the LOC107777356 gene encoding tRNA (carboxymethyluridine(34)-5-O)-methyltransferase-like isoform X5, whose translation MKEVGTDNASSLLTSESVGEAPVLRPVSVRAKCSSNVQSTPEIEKKYVHGVYDAIAPHFSSTRFAKWPKVSAFLNSLSPSSLILDAGCGNGKYLGLNPDCFFIGCDISAALINICADRGHEVLVADAVNLPYRTGYGDAAISIAVLHHLSTEDRRRKAVEELVRVVKKGGCILITVWAREQEDTSLVEKWTPLNQRYIAEWIGPGSPRVRNPSSPRTLESIPEAEENSVGEQLKDLHAKSSKVKSAEVMDSTSQDKGRSLLTGSGKSYAEQQEFFVPWHLPYHQAEVSGASAVALASGLAKKDDKKGSMVYNRYYHVFSEGELERLVSGLDNAILVDRFYDKSNWCIILEKTS comes from the exons ATGAAAGAAGTTGGAACTGATAATGCCTCGAGTTTGCTTACATCAGAGTCTGTGGGAGAGGCTCCTGTTCTACGTCCTGTGTCTGTCAGAGCAAAATGTTCTTCAAATGTTCAATCAACCCCAGAAATCGAAAAGAAGTATGTCCATGGTGTCTATGATGCCATTGCTCCCCATTTCAGTTCCACTCGGTTTGCAAAGTGGCCTAAAGTGTCAGCTTTCTTGAACTCATTATCTCCTAGTTCACTCATCTTAGATGCTggatgtggaaatgggaaatactTGGGGTTAAATCCTGATTGTTTCTTTATTGGCTGTGACATTAGTGCTGCTCTTATTAATATATGTGCAGATAGAGGACATGAAGTTTTGGTTGCAGACGCTGTGAACCTACCATATAGGACTGGGTATGGTGATGCAGCGATTTCTATTGCTGTGTTGCATCACTTAAGTACTGAAGATAGGAGGAGGAAAGCGGTGGAGGAGCTCGTCCGTGTTGTTAAAAAGGGTGGGTGTATTTTAATTACTGTCTGGGCCAGGGAACAAGAAGATACGTCGTTAGTTGAAAAATGGACACCACTTAACCAAAGGTATATAGCAGAATGGATAGGACCAGGAAGTCCTCGAGTTCGCAACCCTTCATCACCTCGCACCCTTGAAAGCATCCCAGAAGCAGAGGAAAATAGTGTTGGGGAGCAGTTGAAAGACCTACATGCAAAGTCTTCAAAAGTAAAATCAGCTGAAGTTATGGACTCAACCTCTCAGGATAAAGGTCGTTCTTTGCTTACTGGATCTGGAAAAAGTTATGCAGAGCAACAGGAATTCTTTGTTCCTTGGCACTTACCTTATCATCAAGCTGAAGTAAGTGGGGCTTCAGCTGTTGCCTTAGCTAGTGGTTTGGCAAAGAAAGATGATAAGAAGGGCTCTATGGTGTATAATAGATATTACCACGTTTTTAGTGAAGGTGAACTTGAAAG GTTGGTGTCTGGTCTGGATAATGCCATTCTCGTTGATAGATTCTATGACAAATCAAATTGGTGCATCATTCTTGAGAAAACATCGTGA
- the LOC107777356 gene encoding tRNA (carboxymethyluridine(34)-5-O)-methyltransferase-like isoform X6 has translation MLFGVGTASSFCFKGVYINSTIIVGNIFSRRSFSTMKEVGTDNASSLLTSESVGEAPVLRPVSVRAKCSSNVQSTPEIEKKYVHGVYDAIAPHFSSTRFAKWPKVSAFLNSLSPSSLILDAGCGNGKYLGLNPDCFFIGCDISAALINICADRGHEVLVADAVNLPYRTGYGDAAISIAVLHHLSTEDRRRKAVEELVRVVKKGGCILITVWAREQEDTSLVEKWTPLNQRYIAEWIGPGSPRVRNPSSPRTLESIPEAEENSVGEQLKDLHAKSSKVKSAEVMDSTSQDKGRSLLTGSGKSYAEQQEFFVPWHLPYHQAEVSGASAVALASGLAKKDDKKGSMVYNRYYHVFSEGELERACACLSLSHF, from the exons ATGCTCTTTGGTGTTGGAACGGCAAGTTCATTTTGTTTCAAAGGAGTATATATTAACTCTACTATTATAGTTGGTAATATTTTCAGTAGAAGAAGTTTCAGTACAATGAAAGAAGTTGGAACTGATAATGCCTCGAGTTTGCTTACATCAGAGTCTGTGGGAGAGGCTCCTGTTCTACGTCCTGTGTCTGTCAGAGCAAAATGTTCTTCAAATGTTCAATCAACCCCAGAAATCGAAAAGAAGTATGTCCATGGTGTCTATGATGCCATTGCTCCCCATTTCAGTTCCACTCGGTTTGCAAAGTGGCCTAAAGTGTCAGCTTTCTTGAACTCATTATCTCCTAGTTCACTCATCTTAGATGCTggatgtggaaatgggaaatactTGGGGTTAAATCCTGATTGTTTCTTTATTGGCTGTGACATTAGTGCTGCTCTTATTAATATATGTGCAGATAGAGGACATGAAGTTTTGGTTGCAGACGCTGTGAACCTACCATATAGGACTGGGTATGGTGATGCAGCGATTTCTATTGCTGTGTTGCATCACTTAAGTACTGAAGATAGGAGGAGGAAAGCGGTGGAGGAGCTCGTCCGTGTTGTTAAAAAGGGTGGGTGTATTTTAATTACTGTCTGGGCCAGGGAACAAGAAGATACGTCGTTAGTTGAAAAATGGACACCACTTAACCAAAGGTATATAGCAGAATGGATAGGACCAGGAAGTCCTCGAGTTCGCAACCCTTCATCACCTCGCACCCTTGAAAGCATCCCAGAAGCAGAGGAAAATAGTGTTGGGGAGCAGTTGAAAGACCTACATGCAAAGTCTTCAAAAGTAAAATCAGCTGAAGTTATGGACTCAACCTCTCAGGATAAAGGTCGTTCTTTGCTTACTGGATCTGGAAAAAGTTATGCAGAGCAACAGGAATTCTTTGTTCCTTGGCACTTACCTTATCATCAAGCTGAAGTAAGTGGGGCTTCAGCTGTTGCCTTAGCTAGTGGTTTGGCAAAGAAAGATGATAAGAAGGGCTCTATGGTGTATAATAGATATTACCACGTTTTTAGTGAAGGTGAACTTGAAAG GGCTTGTGCTTGTTTGTCTCTGAGTCATTTCTGA